aaacaaaagaaagaaaattttgaaagagaattttttaataaggaAATGAATAACGAAAACTATGGAACATCCAATAATAAGGAAAGTAtgttagaaaataataaagaaaaaaattacaatgaattagataaatataatttggAAATAATGAACGTATATGAGCAAATTATAAATGGTACATATGCTAttaaaatgttatttttttcagaaaattatagaaatatagatatatgttacttaaataaaatttttaaaagcaATGTATTGAAAAATTGCCTATTAATTACcacttttattaatatttattttttaaaaaaacaagaacctttttttgaaaataatttcattGATGTTATTCGAAGTATTTTTGATGAGCAAGTATCTTCTTAttatatatctatttttcaaaatcctttgaatttttttttaaattgttctAAAAGATTTTGTGAATTATTAGTTCAATATGACTGTTTAGATAGTTTGCTTTCTTTTATCTTTATGAaactatattattatttatcatTAATACCTCCAAAACTTTCACCAGAGGATTTTCTGCCTATAAATGTTGAAGATATAACCTCTCTTCAAGAAACAGCAGTTGCACAATTTTTACTTAACAtcaaaaaggaaaatttaaaaaaagatgagATACAAGAAGAAAACCCCCCGATAAAATCAGATAGCTGTAATAACTTAATTTTTCAGGATTTAAATTtcttcttaaaaaaaatggatataTTGGTAAAAACATTCAGTTTAAATTGCTTAAATAGTTTATGTGAATCAggttttaatgaaaaaagtgcattttatttatctttttatataaccCCAACCATTTTtgcaaatatattttattacttaAACAATAATATAATGGCAAtagtaaatgaaaatttcaACTTAGAAGATaacttaaaatattatgaacatattcatataaagaaaaaggaatATACATTAGAACCCTATAATATAATTGATAAAaccatattttatttacaaatggttgttttttatttaattattaatgcAAACAATAAGTTGATGAATACTTCTAATTACATTCAGAAtgtttctatatattttacaaaatgCTTACAAACACATACTAAGGCATATGtagataaattaattattttaatgataCCCATAATgcttcaatatttttatttctttccATCTTTTATACCTTCTGTTATAGTAATTTTATCTGAAATTCCTAATTATGAAAACGAATTTtcaaaagaaattataaaatttgaaaacaaaattaaaagaatactAGAAGTTTCATATAAATTGGGGTCAGAAAAAAAGacgtaatttttttttttttttttttttaaatttcataGAAATAGACGACATTACTATCATATATTGTTAAAATGGCAtgcatcaaaaaaaaattgtaaaataaagtaaaaatagatatatataaatcattaaaattaaaaaaatttatttttttaaaaaatataattcttttttttttttttttatctgcggtaaataaatatatatagttttaatTGTTCTGTTCAAGTATATTTGCCAATTCTGCTTGtgtttttatatctttattacGACACCTATAAACTACTTCTCCTTTTCTtataacataaataaaatcaCAACACGATAAAGTATTCGCATCATGTGCAATGATTAAAACAGTAGTATTTTGAAAGTAATTTCTTATAATGTAATCGAATGATTTTAAATCTTtagtaaaaaatttattcaatttcatattattattgttagaATTCAAAACGGGAATTTCATCAATTAATATTAATCTATATTTATGtctatttaaaaatagtCGAACTACAGATAAATATCGTATGCAATCATCTGTTAAGGtaatgaaattatttaaattgatagttttcttttttttcaatccgttatgctttttttttttcctttgtttatatatatatttatccaAATCTTTAAAACTTAAATTTATACCAATTAATTTAAAAGCGTCAACAATTTCTTCAtcactaaaatttttataaggaTCAATAAAAGTTCTAACATTCCAGTTGAAAAAAACAAAGGATGATTGAGGTAAAACaccaataatattttttttttgttccaTATCtaattctttaatattttttccttcAATTGTTATTTTCCCTCTAGTAGTGGGAATTAAACCTAGAATAGATAATATCATTGTACTCTTACCTGAACCTGATTTTCCTACTATACcaattttttgattttttaacgcataaatattaatattttttaaacaagatttttcatttacataattataaatattattttttttatctaagtAAATCTTTTTCTTATAGCTAACAAAAACATTTTCAAAATGAATTCCATATTTTTGATTTGATTCATCAATTACGGAAGTATTGTCATTTATAGTAGGTATAgtagataatttttttgttaaatctGAAGAATTCTTGTTCTTCTGAgactttttttgtttgttaaattttgaaggtatttttatatttgctCCTTCTGAagaattttcttcattaattatttttgaaCATTCTTCTAACCTTTGTGTACTGCACATTTCTTTTTCAACATGTGTATAATCATATAATAAACATTTTATTATACTACCAAGATTACAAGAAAAGGTTATACAATAACCAATAATACTTGCATTTTTCTCAAAATTTccttcatttatattatgatctttcttaaaaaatatatgaggatatataatataaaataaagttaaaaGTGAAACAATGAGTTGAACATATAAAGATGCCCATATTGTTATGGACCACTTAAAAATAGTATAATTCCTAAATACACATGTTCGATgcttatataaatttaaaaagtaatcattctttttatataaattaattacatTCTTTCCCAATATAGTGTTGCTGTACATGTTACAAAGAGGTGAATGAGAACTTAAATAACCTCTTTGTGCCTCTTTACATCCTTTAgaatatcttttaaaaacgacaaaatatattattaacataataaaaggaaaaaccCATAGAGtatattttatcatataaattaataagaaagtagtaaaaataaatcgGAAGAAAGtataaaatgttttatatattctttttaaaattccATTATCTAATACATTAATATCAGTAATAAatctatttattatattaccCAGATTATTACTATAAAATACATGTATTGGtgcatataaaatattagatAATACTTCTGTGTGTACTTTTACTGCTGATAGAATAGCACCATAAGCAATGAGCATAAAACATATTAGAGTAGCTACTAAAGATATAGAAGGTAACaatacaaaatattttaaatatgtcatttgtttatttaaagCTTCATGATCACTTTTATCTCCAGTTTTCAATATCGTACTAGCCATAAATAATATgagattttttatttcttcagtaaatatagatataaacataaaaaaaattattactaCTATCAAGGGGAATCCAACTTTACCTAAATACCAAGTAAAGGtttctaattttatatttccttTAAATTTTGATTCATCTTCATTGTCACTAGAAGTGTCAAGTATATAATcatgttttaattttgatgataaaactttattaattttttcaaattcaTTTGAATAATTCTCATTTTTCTCTTCACACATTTCCTTAAAATTGTCTTTTTTCATAGGAATTTCAATAGAATGATCATTGGCATTCTTATTGTCTTTAATCACAATTTCACTTTCTAAAAATTTCTGAGTGTCAATTGTTTCTTTCCTGCTATGTTGTGTAAAAGAATTACTTTTGCTTACTTTAAAAGAATGCATAGTTTTTAGTTGTTTTAACaacataaatttattatatctcATATCACTTTGTTTTTTACAACACCCCTCTTCGTCAATACATAATTTTAGTTTTGCTTCATttatacttaatttttttttatttgaattaacttccgtttttatatgtatattgttcttttttatataatctgAGAGTTCTCCTTCATAATTCAAAATAttgttttctattttatatatatttacattataTTGAAGATTATTAAGAATATCATCTGTCATAAAActatcaaatatattttcattcatTGATATAATAAAACTGCTGTTGTCTTTAAAacattctattttttctttgtgGCAAAATAAGTtatagaatatatttttagaaatacAAGGATCAAGACCAGTAAAAACATCATCTATTAAATACAAATAGGATATATTCTCATTTTTTAAGCTAGTTTTAACATAACTGTTATTAAATATGTCTTCTTCTTTATTACATGAATTATTATTGCTATTATCGttgtaatataaattatgtgTACTTCTAAGATTacaattattatttgaaatatttaaacTATTCTGCAAAATATTTGTGTTATTactatcatttaaataattaatttgttCAGAATTATTCTTTTGATTATCCTTCTTATTAACCTGATCTTCATTGCAAACAAATGAACTATTTTCAGTAGTTTGATTTCCCAAACTTTTTGCATTTAattgataaatattttctgaattcatgatttttttaaattttttattttcatttacttctttttcataattacTACTTAATTCTttcatatgtatataatGATGATACAAAGCTCGTGCTAAACAAATTCTTGCCTTCTGTCCTTTACTTAAATTATGTTCATCATTAACATATCTCAtgtctttatttttaaatgatattatGTCATTTAATAATTCACTTTGTAAAATTACATAATGATAAATGGATGCATCATATTTATTTCCAAATAAGATCATCGATCTAACAGTTCCTATTGATATCCAATTATATTGAGGTATATACAAAATTGGCATgttatgtaaaaaatttttaatgtagAAATTACCGTATGCTAATTTAAAATCTCCTAAAAGAGATTGAAAAAATACTGTTTTTCCTGAACCAACATTTCCTATAATTATAGACAAggtgttattttttaaattaaagtttatatttttcaaaataaaatcatCATTCATGTTATCACCTTTTTTAATAGGAGTGAAATAGcaattttctaattttattataacatTATCTTCTTTCTTCTTTGTTCTATTAATACTCTTTTTTTCTAGATATATACTACTATAATAATCTGTGCGATTTACTAAATCACTAGaatatttaacttttttaatactatttgaatcataatttaaattatttaatgctTCATTATCCATAGcatatctttttttacttctgttaaaataaaaaaacctAAGAAAATtccttaaaatattttttttttctttatcataaCTTCTACTATAATGCGAGCCATTTGTTGCTTCATTTTTTTGCAAATTatcaataaataaattagtagtactattattattacttgagaaatgtttaaaataattatttatatcattataatacaaataataataaatatatttatttatacgtTTAACATTTATAACACCCtctattaaattattcattatATTGGGAAGATTAGAGACATCTGAAATTAGTGttttatatacaaaaagGGGAGTAATAATAGAACTAAAATTGACTGTTTTGTTATTTTCTAATTcacttttaataaataaaaagaatattacCACCTCGATAACACTGCTAGAAATagtatttaaataatgactTAAAGAACTAAGATAAATTCGAATTTTGcatattttcatttctttttttctaaaataatcCACATAATCAAAAGCAATAGATTCccaattaaaaattttcattaatttatattcttttaatacaTGGTGCATATTACCAATTCTTGTATCTCTATattttaagtatttttttttaaataaactcGATATAAATTCAAATAAGAGCATAGTCccatgaaaaaaaaatatcaataatACTCCATTTAATATTGCATTACCTcccatttttaaataaaaaatataaaaagatatgATGAACTTAATTAGCATATTGCATAAATCAATCAAAGAACttagaaaaaatatcaaatatGGAGTATCAACAaacataatattataaatatttaaatcgAATacatctttttcatttttttttttcttatattttttttttttttctaataactTTGCATCATTTTCACATGATAATTTATCTTCactttttttagaattttttttatctgttATTAATACATTGTAATtgtcactttttttttgatacaaatcattattatttaaatatagcacctttttttcatctaaattatctttttctatatcaattgctttttctttttttgaatttatgttttcttcttctttttcttcttcatttacGTGAGAACTTTTAActtctttaaaattattatttgtaaTTTCTTTGTTtacttcatttattttatcatcttCTCCATTAGAAGTTCTTGCACTGCATGCAAATTTGGCAAAgtcattattatatttatgttgATCACTTAcataaatttcattattaaaacaaatagaataataatcctttgtatttaaatataaatccTTATGTGAATCAATTTTATCCTTTTTGTAGTTGGAACAATTGTTATATAAAGTATCTGTGCAATAATTATCCGCATACAcacttttttcttctttatttaaattttcattttgtatTTTGCAATAACTTATGTTTGTCTTTTCATCATCATACTCATCATCATCTCTATTCATACAT
The sequence above is drawn from the Plasmodium relictum strain SGS1 genome assembly, chromosome: 14 genome and encodes:
- the MRP2 gene encoding ABC transporter C family member 2, putative, coding for MVLNKKKTKDCNTKNEGCLMKNISWLDFITFNWITKLLDNLKREDFKLPDIEENSSIEYYTYKLGENLRNVSIKKSGLFNNFYKKGNSYTYVKYPLKSKGTRNKEYYIHYNNIYWSLLKTFKVPLITVSIFLILHTLFLIFVALCVEKYVLIIKGHITLSNPFFSFSKLLYGIAVIVVFFLGQLFDAVLCYYNYKLRVDMEVTVMYFLYKINLSNYNNNLMDPYTCMNRDDDEYDDEKTNISYCKIQNENLNKEEKSVYADNYCTDTLYNNCSNYKKDKIDSHKDLYLNTKDYYSICFNNEIYVSDQHKYNNDFAKFACSARTSNGEDDKINEVNKEITNNNFKEVKSSHVNEEEKEEENINSKKEKAIDIEKDNLDEKKVLYLNNNDLYQKKSDNYNVLITDKKNSKKSEDKLSCENDAKLLEKKKKYKKKKNEKDVFDLNIYNIMFVDTPYLIFFLSSLIDLCNMLIKFIISFYIFYLKMGGNAILNGVLLIFFFHGTMLLFEFISSLFKKKYLKYRDTRIGNMHHVLKEYKLMKIFNWESIAFDYVDYFRKKEMKICKIRIYLSSLSHYLNTISSSVIEVVIFFLFIKSELENNKTVNFSSIITPLFVYKTLISDVSNLPNIMNNLIEGVINVKRINKYIYYYLYYNDINNYFKHFSSNNNSTTNLFIDNLQKNEATNGSHYSRSYDKEKKNILRNFLRFFYFNRSKKRYAMDNEALNNLNYDSNSIKKVKYSSDLVNRTDYYSSIYLEKKSINRTKKKEDNVIIKLENCYFTPIKKGDNMNDDFILKNINFNLKNNTLSIIIGNVGSGKTVFFQSLLGDFKLAYGNFYIKNFLHNMPILYIPQYNWISIGTVRSMILFGNKYDASIYHYVILQSELLNDIISFKNKDMRYVNDEHNLSKGQKARICLARALYHHYIHMKELSSNYEKEVNENKKFKKIMNSENIYQLNAKSLGNQTTENSSFVCNEDQVNKKDNQKNNSEQINYLNDSNNTNILQNSLNISNNNCNLRSTHNLYYNDNSNNNSCNKEEDIFNNSYVKTSLKNENISYLYLIDDVFTGLDPCISKNIFYNLFCHKEKIECFKDNSSFIISMNENIFDSFMTDDILNNLQYNVNIYKIENNILNYEGELSDYIKKNNIHIKTEVNSNKKKLSINEAKLKLCIDEEGCCKKQSDMRYNKFMLLKQLKTMHSFKVSKSNSFTQHSRKETIDTQKFLESEIVIKDNKNANDHSIEIPMKKDNFKEMCEEKNENYSNEFEKINKVLSSKLKHDYILDTSSDNEDESKFKGNIKLETFTWYLGKVGFPLIVVIIFFMFISIFTEEIKNLILFMASTILKTGDKSDHEALNKQMTYLKYFVLLPSISLVATLICFMLIAYGAILSAVKVHTEVLSNILYAPIHVFYSNNLGNIINRFITDINVLDNGILKRIYKTFYTFFRFIFTTFLLIYMIKYTLWVFPFIMLIIYFVVFKRYSKGCKEAQRGYLSSHSPLCNMYSNTILGKNVINLYKKNDYFLNLYKHRTCVFRNYTIFKWSITIWASLYVQLIVSLLTLFYIIYPHIFFKKDHNINEGNFEKNASIIGYCITFSCNLGSIIKCLLYDYTHVEKEMCSTQRLEECSKIINEENSSEGANIKIPSKFNKQKKSQKNKNSSDLTKKLSTIPTINDNTSVIDESNQKYGIHFENVFVSYKKKIYLDKKNNIYNYVNEKSCLKNINIYALKNQKIGIVGKSGSGKSTMILSILGLIPTTRGKITIEGKNIKELDMEQKKNIIGVLPQSSFVFFNWNVRTFIDPYKNFSDEEIVDAFKLIGINLSFKDLDKYIYKQRKKKKHNGLKKKKTINLNNFITLTDDCIRYLSVVRLFLNRHKYRLILIDEIPVLNSNNNNMKLNKFFTKDLKSFDYIIRNYFQNTTVLIIAHDANTLSCCDFIYVIRKGEVVYRCRNKDIKTQAELANILEQNN